From the genome of Thermococcus sp., one region includes:
- a CDS encoding 30S ribosomal protein S15 has translation MARIHARKRGKSGSKKPPRTAPPAWVEYTAEEVEALVIKLRKEGYSTAMIGTILRDQYGIPSVKLVTGKKITKILEENGLAPEIPEDLMFLIRRAVNLRKHLEQHPKDKHSRRGLQLIESKIRRLVKYYRRTGKLPAKWRYDPEQAKLLVR, from the coding sequence ATGGCGAGGATACACGCGAGAAAGAGGGGTAAGTCAGGTTCAAAGAAGCCTCCAAGGACCGCTCCGCCGGCCTGGGTGGAGTACACGGCCGAAGAGGTCGAGGCTCTCGTTATAAAGCTCAGGAAAGAGGGCTATAGCACCGCGATGATAGGAACGATTCTCCGCGACCAGTACGGCATACCGAGCGTCAAGCTCGTCACGGGCAAGAAGATAACCAAAATCCTTGAGGAGAACGGACTCGCGCCGGAGATACCGGAGGACCTTATGTTCCTCATCAGGAGGGCCGTCAACCTCAGGAAGCACCTCGAACAGCACCCGAAGGACAAGCACTCCAGGAGAGGTCTCCAGCTCATCGAGAGCAAAATCAGGAGGCTCGTCAAGTACTACAGGAGAACCGGGAAGTTGCCGGCAAAGTGGCGCTACGACCCGGAGCAGGCAAAGCTTCTCGTTCGCTGA
- a CDS encoding DHH family phosphoesterase: MDREAFLERVREGAELIKMHIELGHTIRLISHRDADGITAGAILAKAIAREGGTFQLSIVKQVSEELIEELAREKREIYVFSDLGSGSIELIQKKLDGTVVVADHHPPEGDFSEESKLLVNPVPFGANSVRDLSGSGVAYFIAREMNRKNGDLAYIATVGAVGDMQEIDGQFHGLNLEILEDGKELGVLEVRKELRLFGRESRPLYQMLAYATNPEIPEITGDERKAIEWLRARGFDPEVHYWQLREEEKRKLHEALLVHMIKHSAPKEVIDRLIGDVVVSPLYPEGDVRHEAREFATLLNATGRLNAGTLGVAICLGDENAYKKARKMLEDYKREQIEARKFLIQNWSMVEEGEHAYVFYAGKNIRDTLVGIVANMAINAGLANPEKPVVVIADSEEDENLVKASARTTEKALAKGYHLGEALKEVAEKLGGEGGGHAIAAGIRFPKSRIDEFIKFFNEVLAKQVKKDGN, encoded by the coding sequence GTGGACAGGGAAGCCTTTTTGGAGAGGGTTCGCGAGGGAGCCGAGCTTATTAAGATGCACATCGAGTTAGGCCACACTATAAGGCTCATCTCCCACCGTGACGCCGATGGCATTACAGCCGGCGCTATTCTGGCAAAGGCAATAGCCAGGGAAGGCGGAACCTTCCAGCTCAGCATAGTCAAGCAGGTCAGCGAGGAGCTTATAGAAGAGCTCGCAAGGGAAAAGAGAGAAATCTACGTCTTCAGCGACCTGGGAAGCGGTTCAATCGAACTGATTCAGAAAAAACTCGACGGAACCGTCGTCGTTGCCGACCATCACCCTCCCGAGGGCGACTTCTCGGAGGAATCGAAACTCCTCGTGAACCCCGTTCCCTTCGGGGCAAACAGCGTTCGCGATTTAAGCGGTTCCGGAGTTGCGTATTTCATAGCAAGAGAGATGAACAGGAAGAACGGGGATTTGGCCTACATAGCAACGGTTGGGGCCGTTGGCGATATGCAGGAGATAGACGGCCAGTTCCACGGTTTGAACCTTGAAATCCTTGAGGACGGAAAAGAGCTGGGTGTTCTGGAGGTCAGAAAGGAGCTCCGCCTTTTCGGCAGGGAGAGCAGGCCACTCTACCAGATGCTGGCCTACGCGACCAACCCGGAAATCCCAGAGATTACGGGAGATGAGAGGAAAGCCATTGAATGGCTCCGCGCCAGAGGCTTTGACCCTGAAGTCCACTACTGGCAACTCCGCGAGGAGGAAAAGCGGAAGCTTCACGAGGCCCTGCTGGTCCACATGATAAAGCACTCCGCTCCAAAGGAGGTAATAGACAGGCTCATAGGCGACGTCGTGGTAAGCCCCCTCTATCCAGAGGGGGACGTCAGGCACGAGGCGAGGGAGTTTGCAACCCTCCTCAACGCCACCGGACGGCTGAACGCTGGAACGCTCGGCGTGGCAATATGCCTCGGAGATGAGAACGCCTACAAAAAGGCCCGGAAGATGCTTGAGGACTACAAGAGGGAGCAGATAGAGGCCAGGAAGTTCCTGATACAGAACTGGAGCATGGTTGAAGAGGGTGAACACGCCTACGTCTTTTACGCGGGCAAAAACATTCGCGACACGCTCGTGGGTATAGTGGCCAACATGGCCATCAACGCTGGTCTGGCAAATCCAGAAAAGCCCGTTGTTGTCATAGCGGACAGTGAGGAGGATGAAAACCTCGTGAAGGCGTCGGCCAGAACGACGGAAAAGGCTCTGGCAAAGGGCTATCACCTCGGTGAGGCGCTCAAGGAGGTTGCCGAGAAGCTCGGCGGCGAGGGCGGTGGTCACGCAATAGCCGCGGGAATAAGGTTCCCGAAGTCTAGGATAGACGAGTTCATAAAGTTCTTCAACGAGGTTCTAGCGAAGCAGGTGAAGAAGGATGGAAATTGA
- a CDS encoding KEOPS complex subunit Pcc1, translating into MEIEANVEIRWHYGDELKARAIAEAIEVDNEAMPAGLKKSLNVRTRWVDGDVITKVKYSGEIETLIKALDDLVFSVKVAEEMTEKV; encoded by the coding sequence ATGGAAATTGAGGCAAACGTTGAGATACGGTGGCACTACGGCGACGAACTCAAGGCCAGGGCCATAGCTGAGGCGATAGAGGTTGACAACGAGGCAATGCCCGCTGGGCTAAAGAAAAGTTTAAATGTGCGAACCCGATGGGTTGATGGGGACGTTATAACAAAGGTTAAATACTCGGGTGAGATTGAGACACTCATCAAAGCGCTCGATGATTTGGTGTTTTCGGTCAAGGTCGCCGAGGAAATGACCGAAAAGGTGTGA
- a CDS encoding 30S ribosomal protein S3ae gives MARGNPRRRAAATKDKWKMKEWFVIYAPDFFGSKEIGLTPADEPEKVIGRVIETTLRDLTGDFTKSHVKLYFQVYDVKGQNAYTKFKGHTLARSYIRSLVRRRTTRVDGIFNITTKDGYKLRVMGMVIAYRRIQTSQERAIRKIIQDIIYKKAEELNFADFVLQSVNGQIAQEIAKEARKIYPIKRAEIRKIKVLAEPEA, from the coding sequence ATGGCAAGGGGTAACCCAAGGCGTAGGGCAGCCGCTACCAAGGATAAGTGGAAGATGAAAGAATGGTTCGTGATTTACGCTCCAGACTTTTTCGGAAGCAAGGAAATCGGCCTTACCCCGGCGGACGAGCCTGAAAAGGTTATAGGAAGGGTCATCGAGACCACCCTTAGGGACCTCACCGGGGATTTCACCAAGAGCCACGTCAAGCTCTACTTCCAGGTCTACGACGTTAAGGGCCAGAACGCCTACACCAAGTTCAAGGGCCACACCCTCGCGAGGAGCTACATTCGCTCACTCGTCAGGAGAAGGACCACGCGCGTTGACGGAATATTCAACATCACCACCAAGGACGGCTACAAGCTCAGAGTTATGGGCATGGTCATAGCCTACAGGAGAATCCAGACCAGCCAGGAGAGGGCCATCAGGAAGATAATCCAGGACATAATCTACAAGAAGGCCGAGGAGCTCAACTTCGCGGACTTCGTCCTTCAGTCCGTTAACGGCCAGATTGCCCAGGAGATTGCCAAGGAAGCGAGGAAGATATACCCGATTAAGCGCGCCGAGATTAGGAAGATTAAGGTTCTCGCCGAGCCGGAGGCCTGA
- a CDS encoding SPOUT family RNA methylase, whose protein sequence is MKFLVKTQRDMEAVAGNYIKEAIPEAEVWIAPMGYTGLVLVEADENALEKLLEVPEVERVIPVLVETDADIEKIAESAEKIAHLIGENETYAVKTKRRGKHDFSSIDVNRVLGARIKELTGADVNLSWPDKVVQVEIIGDRAYISVIPGEEYRKYTPDKIDARKLFRKLTIVQMPYWGDYKACRKFGEKIGRAAQAFEVKELIIAPKEKMDAFELMEFLRGVKAGQESRYKIQREAYPWKVEKVPVSVWDLYQVIRDKRRNKRLLIITDPKGPTLAEVKDKLARDLHYAREVVVFIGSREGIPRGLFRFADYVVDLAPYMTFATEHGIPATLVSLWEVYEEFLRESEEKE, encoded by the coding sequence ATGAAGTTTCTTGTAAAAACCCAGCGAGACATGGAGGCAGTGGCCGGGAACTACATCAAGGAGGCGATTCCGGAAGCGGAGGTCTGGATTGCGCCGATGGGCTACACCGGACTCGTCCTGGTGGAGGCCGATGAAAATGCCCTCGAAAAGCTCCTCGAAGTTCCTGAAGTTGAGAGGGTAATCCCTGTTCTCGTCGAGACCGATGCCGATATAGAAAAGATAGCCGAGAGCGCGGAAAAGATTGCACACCTCATTGGTGAAAACGAGACCTACGCCGTCAAGACAAAGAGGCGCGGAAAGCACGACTTTTCAAGCATAGACGTGAACCGCGTTCTGGGTGCGAGGATAAAGGAGCTAACGGGGGCAGACGTTAACCTGAGCTGGCCAGATAAAGTCGTTCAGGTGGAGATAATAGGCGATAGGGCATACATCTCGGTAATCCCCGGTGAGGAGTACAGAAAGTACACCCCTGACAAGATTGACGCGAGGAAGCTCTTCAGAAAACTCACAATCGTCCAGATGCCCTACTGGGGGGACTACAAGGCCTGCAGGAAGTTCGGCGAGAAGATAGGCAGGGCCGCGCAGGCATTTGAGGTCAAAGAGCTCATAATAGCGCCGAAGGAGAAAATGGACGCCTTCGAGCTCATGGAGTTTCTCAGGGGTGTTAAAGCCGGGCAGGAGAGCCGTTATAAAATACAGCGCGAGGCCTATCCGTGGAAGGTCGAGAAGGTTCCCGTCTCGGTGTGGGACCTTTATCAGGTAATCAGGGACAAGAGGAGGAACAAGAGACTCCTAATCATTACCGACCCCAAGGGGCCAACGCTGGCTGAAGTCAAAGACAAGCTCGCCAGGGACCTTCACTATGCTAGAGAAGTCGTAGTGTTCATAGGCTCTCGCGAGGGCATTCCAAGGGGACTCTTCAGGTTTGCGGATTACGTTGTTGATTTGGCACCCTACATGACCTTTGCCACCGAGCATGGAATTCCGGCAACACTGGTTTCTCTCTGGGAGGTTTACGAGGAGTTCCTCAGGGAAAGCGAAGAAAAGGAGTGA